In [Leptolyngbya] sp. PCC 7376, a genomic segment contains:
- the gghA gene encoding glucosylglycerol hydrolase: MPARMKLEETETQALLEWTAAIADSEESYFQQDQRLAMRLGAHYRQDGLTEVGFWTPEIAGEVIQTNRDVFLEVFTPLEPIDFQASEQKVKFRRDCVELPQQGEFFWGVISGMQAGTRTQMGSLYWLRYYNHLQDQVSTIVDPLAYSMPYGVFAPAELYDMEKVQRERSDLGYFRDHSQVIDTKVPAFERPILEKPDEELPRVPSPLNILQLHIKTASPEGTFAGLTRVYQRISDKLAAGEELTPAEQNYVNYDAVQLLPIEPTIEYRLEGDNHHHQFFAIESNEVIEAGQLESGLEVDITLRKAKTQNWGYDVPITGSAAINPTIMESLRPDELIDFIATLHNFSGGPMQVIYDLVYGHADNQALELISKQYLKGPNMYGQDLNHQFPQVRAILLELQRRRINSGADGIRIDGGQDFRFFNPLSGRVEQDDAYLLGMSDVIQEIGDRQRLLFTIFEDGRPWPDEGWEMSSTYRDLIELRPESYQWGPLIFAHNTPTLKGFWDYKWNRITEVMFKGDRWITGCANHDTVRRGNQIDIETSDINWFLGETHAEVIRNAYDNPATTMWVHCFMPGLPMDFINALVRAPWGFFRNTDELYGVKVAAEEVGFLDWQITPALYAEPWSFKQLKELGFNELDDLKRFMKALNEALVITDYDLSKTAEICQQCIGEEDGACPVEPLEEIGDTEHQKFLDHLTVPKLKTIALAFMEDGHETCRVSHYEDQVDSQQSSFNLLLRQYRRDHPWLRDNLQERDRFNRISAFGITVFYGLRTEFVEPESDKIPEQIAMVVHMGGEPTTVTLADWLQLDLSQWRVAITTPGLEIESTAEALRVFELKDSQGLILEAIPPAGDEKTT; this comes from the coding sequence ATGCCAGCTCGTATGAAACTAGAGGAAACTGAAACTCAAGCGTTATTGGAATGGACCGCGGCGATCGCCGACTCAGAGGAAAGCTATTTTCAACAGGATCAGCGGCTAGCAATGCGCTTAGGAGCTCATTATCGCCAAGATGGTTTGACGGAAGTGGGATTCTGGACACCCGAAATTGCGGGGGAAGTGATCCAAACTAACCGTGATGTCTTTCTTGAAGTGTTTACACCACTGGAGCCGATTGATTTTCAGGCATCGGAACAGAAGGTTAAGTTCCGTCGAGATTGTGTCGAGTTACCACAGCAGGGAGAATTTTTCTGGGGCGTTATATCTGGGATGCAGGCTGGCACAAGAACTCAGATGGGTTCGCTCTATTGGTTAAGGTATTACAATCACCTTCAAGATCAAGTCTCAACCATTGTCGACCCCCTCGCTTATTCCATGCCCTATGGTGTGTTTGCGCCAGCAGAACTCTACGACATGGAGAAGGTGCAACGGGAAAGATCAGATTTAGGGTATTTTCGAGACCACTCACAAGTTATTGACACCAAAGTGCCAGCATTTGAGCGGCCCATCCTTGAGAAACCAGATGAAGAGTTGCCTCGTGTACCATCTCCTCTGAATATCTTGCAATTGCATATTAAGACGGCATCGCCAGAAGGAACATTTGCTGGATTAACAAGAGTGTATCAGCGCATTTCCGATAAGTTAGCGGCGGGAGAAGAGTTGACACCTGCAGAGCAGAATTATGTCAATTACGATGCAGTGCAACTGTTGCCCATTGAACCAACCATTGAATATCGCCTTGAGGGGGATAATCATCACCACCAATTTTTTGCGATCGAATCTAATGAGGTCATTGAAGCTGGTCAGTTAGAGTCGGGTTTAGAAGTCGACATTACGTTACGAAAGGCCAAAACCCAGAACTGGGGCTACGATGTTCCCATTACTGGCTCCGCAGCGATCAATCCCACGATTATGGAGTCGTTGCGACCGGATGAACTGATTGATTTTATTGCAACACTCCACAATTTTTCGGGTGGGCCGATGCAAGTTATCTATGACCTTGTGTATGGTCATGCGGATAATCAAGCACTCGAACTGATTAGTAAGCAATATTTGAAAGGCCCGAATATGTATGGGCAAGACCTCAATCATCAGTTTCCTCAGGTGCGAGCGATCTTATTAGAGTTACAGCGGCGCCGGATTAATAGCGGTGCCGACGGCATTCGCATTGATGGGGGTCAGGATTTTCGTTTCTTTAATCCTCTATCCGGACGAGTCGAACAGGATGATGCTTATCTGCTAGGGATGAGTGATGTGATCCAAGAAATCGGCGATCGCCAGCGGTTACTGTTCACGATTTTTGAAGATGGGCGACCATGGCCGGATGAAGGCTGGGAGATGTCTTCGACCTACCGTGATTTGATTGAGCTGCGTCCCGAATCTTATCAGTGGGGGCCACTGATTTTTGCTCACAATACCCCGACTCTAAAAGGGTTTTGGGATTATAAATGGAATCGTATTACCGAGGTGATGTTTAAAGGTGATCGTTGGATTACGGGCTGTGCAAACCATGACACTGTGCGCCGAGGCAACCAAATTGATATCGAGACGAGTGACATTAACTGGTTCCTTGGTGAGACTCACGCAGAAGTCATTCGCAATGCCTATGACAATCCAGCAACGACCATGTGGGTTCATTGCTTTATGCCTGGCTTGCCGATGGACTTTATTAATGCTCTGGTGCGGGCACCTTGGGGATTTTTCCGCAATACCGATGAGCTATACGGCGTAAAGGTTGCAGCAGAGGAAGTAGGATTTCTCGATTGGCAAATCACGCCAGCACTCTATGCAGAGCCTTGGTCATTTAAACAGCTTAAAGAGTTGGGATTTAATGAGCTGGATGACCTAAAACGCTTTATGAAAGCACTCAATGAAGCCTTAGTGATTACCGACTATGACCTGAGTAAAACGGCGGAGATTTGCCAACAATGTATCGGGGAAGAAGACGGAGCTTGCCCAGTGGAGCCACTAGAAGAGATTGGCGATACAGAGCATCAAAAATTCCTGGATCATCTTACTGTGCCAAAGCTCAAAACGATTGCGTTGGCGTTTATGGAGGATGGTCACGAAACTTGTCGTGTCTCTCATTACGAAGACCAAGTTGATTCTCAGCAGAGCAGTTTTAATCTACTACTGCGGCAATATCGTCGAGACCATCCTTGGTTACGAGACAATCTACAGGAGCGCGATCGCTTTAACCGTATTAGTGCATTTGGCATCACGGTCTTTTATGGCTTACGAACAGAATTTGTGGAGCCCGAATCAGACAAAATTCCAGAACAAATTGCCATGGTGGTACATATGGGAGGCGAACCCACAACAGTTACCCTCGCAGATTGGCTACAACTGGATCTCAGTCAATGGCGCGTGGCGATCACCACTCCAGGTTTAGAAATTGAGAGTACGGCAGAAGCTTTACGAGTATTTGAATTAAAAGATAGTCAGGGTTTGATACTCGAAGCAATCCCCCCCGCGGGTGACGAAAAAACAACGTAG
- the gghA gene encoding glucosylglycerol hydrolase: MTTASQIQLIEDQTQGLLAWAKTIESNNNESFSAAQQLVRKLGAHYRTDGLTEFGFWVPEAQEKNFYLEVFTPLNPIDFRSSNQDISCRRDRLLLPRQGEFVWGVVAGLKAGDRQTAGSFYWLRPDNSEQPETIVRDILAYSLPYGIFAPAELYDMEQLQGDRRDLEYFQQHPTVKPPTHILQIHVGTASKEGTFEGLTRIYQNLSQKLAQKQTLTPAEKNYVGFDAIELLPIEPTIEYLPDSDVTNQRFWQITEASDQSVQIKLQKPDVKNWGYDDPILGAAAVSPSHLSSLRPAEIVDFIATLHNFSQGPIQIIFDLVYGHIHNQGQLLIPPLFFRGDNMYGQDTNQQHPMVRAILLELERRKLNLGADGIRVDGGQDFQIDDESGNLDYDTDFLLAMGRVEQTIGNTNRKILAIYEDGRPWPEEGWEENATYRHLIEQQSDCFQWGPLIFEHNTPTLQGFWVQKWEDVSRTMWEGDRWIAGYANHDTVRKGNQIDTRATRINEFLGETLPEILRNGYDNPATQLWMHGFSPGIPMDFLNALMHVPWGFFRNTDDLYGVKVAAEEIGFLYWQVTPELYEKPWAFRHLKEFGFSTLKQARRLLKTIEKAIATLDYDLEKIAEFCRAELSLNYPRLSDLDVPQLKLIASAFVEDGHEISRVHHFVDSVPGDRCNFNFQVRQYRKAHPWLRENLYFGQGDHFHHMSDDKRTVFYGIRTNPETQQQVAIAVHMAGAPMTVTLGSWLCLDLSQWHLAIATPALTITKTTDLEGLQLRNGEGFIITTEPP, translated from the coding sequence GTGACTACTGCATCTCAAATTCAACTAATCGAAGATCAGACCCAAGGCCTTTTAGCTTGGGCTAAGACCATTGAGAGCAATAACAATGAGTCATTTTCTGCTGCGCAACAACTTGTCCGTAAATTAGGAGCACATTATCGCACTGATGGGCTGACAGAGTTTGGCTTTTGGGTACCGGAAGCGCAAGAGAAAAACTTTTATCTAGAAGTATTTACGCCGCTCAATCCCATCGATTTTCGATCATCTAATCAAGACATTTCTTGTCGCCGCGATCGCCTTCTTCTGCCACGTCAAGGGGAATTTGTGTGGGGTGTTGTGGCTGGGCTAAAAGCAGGCGATCGCCAAACTGCTGGCTCATTTTATTGGCTCCGGCCAGACAATTCGGAACAGCCTGAAACTATTGTGCGGGATATTTTGGCATACTCATTACCCTATGGGATTTTCGCGCCAGCAGAACTCTACGACATGGAACAATTGCAGGGTGATCGCCGTGATCTTGAGTATTTTCAGCAACATCCCACAGTCAAGCCACCTACTCACATTTTGCAGATTCATGTCGGCACAGCATCCAAAGAAGGAACATTTGAAGGCTTAACCCGCATTTACCAAAATCTGTCTCAGAAATTAGCGCAGAAACAAACCCTCACCCCTGCGGAAAAAAATTATGTGGGTTTTGATGCGATCGAGTTATTGCCCATTGAACCCACCATCGAATACTTACCGGACAGCGATGTTACCAATCAGCGCTTTTGGCAGATAACTGAAGCATCAGATCAATCCGTGCAAATTAAATTGCAAAAACCTGATGTCAAAAATTGGGGTTACGATGACCCAATTCTCGGAGCGGCAGCGGTTAGTCCTTCCCATTTGAGTAGTTTACGCCCAGCAGAAATTGTGGATTTTATTGCCACTCTCCACAATTTTTCCCAGGGGCCAATCCAAATTATTTTTGACCTTGTTTATGGTCATATCCACAATCAAGGGCAGCTACTGATTCCGCCGCTATTTTTTCGTGGCGACAATATGTATGGTCAGGATACAAACCAACAGCATCCAATGGTACGGGCAATTTTACTGGAGTTGGAACGACGCAAACTCAATCTCGGCGCAGATGGTATTCGTGTGGATGGCGGACAAGATTTTCAGATCGACGATGAATCTGGCAATCTCGACTACGACACAGATTTTCTCCTAGCAATGGGAAGAGTGGAACAGACCATTGGCAATACCAACCGTAAAATTTTGGCGATTTATGAAGATGGACGACCATGGCCAGAGGAAGGCTGGGAAGAGAATGCGACTTATCGTCATTTAATCGAGCAACAATCTGATTGTTTCCAGTGGGGGCCACTCATTTTTGAGCACAATACGCCAACGTTACAGGGCTTTTGGGTACAAAAATGGGAGGATGTTTCCCGGACAATGTGGGAGGGCGATCGCTGGATCGCTGGCTATGCGAACCATGACACCGTGCGCAAAGGCAATCAAATCGATACGAGGGCAACCCGCATTAATGAGTTTTTGGGGGAAACACTGCCAGAGATTTTACGCAATGGTTACGATAATCCCGCGACGCAACTATGGATGCATGGTTTTAGCCCGGGAATACCAATGGATTTCCTCAATGCTTTGATGCATGTGCCCTGGGGATTTTTCCGCAATACAGATGATCTTTATGGCGTGAAAGTCGCAGCGGAAGAAATTGGTTTTCTATATTGGCAAGTGACGCCGGAACTCTATGAAAAGCCATGGGCATTCCGTCATTTAAAAGAGTTTGGTTTTAGTACGCTCAAACAAGCTCGCCGTCTCCTAAAAACAATAGAAAAGGCGATCGCCACATTAGATTATGACCTCGAAAAAATTGCAGAATTTTGTCGGGCAGAACTGTCTCTGAATTATCCGCGCCTGAGCGATCTCGATGTTCCCCAACTGAAACTGATTGCCTCAGCATTTGTGGAAGATGGTCACGAAATCTCACGGGTGCACCATTTTGTCGATAGCGTGCCAGGCGATCGCTGCAACTTTAACTTTCAAGTGCGGCAATATCGCAAAGCTCATCCTTGGTTACGGGAAAATCTTTACTTTGGGCAGGGCGATCATTTTCACCATATGTCCGACGATAAACGAACAGTCTTCTACGGCATTCGGACCAATCCCGAGACACAACAGCAAGTCGCCATCGCTGTACACATGGCTGGTGCACCGATGACAGTGACCCTTGGGTCATGGCTCTGTCTCGATTTATCGCAATGGCATCTGGCGATCGCCACTCCGGCTCTAACGATCACGAAAACGACTGACTTAGAGGGACTCCAGCTCCGCAATGGTGAAGGCTTTATCATCACAACAGAGCCACCTTAG
- the glpK gene encoding glycerol kinase GlpK encodes MTNSKYVMALDLGTTGNRALIFNGAGEIVAQTYKELPQHYPQPGWVEHDAMDIWNDTQSVMQQAIKDNNIDPAEIAAIGLTVQRETCLLWDKTTGKPLHNAIVWQDRRTADFCQKLSAAGKASEIYDKTGLVLDAYFSATKLNWLLDWAKENSDVNPENILAGTVDTWALWNLTGGKVHATDHSNASRTMLLNIQTQNWDPELLDMFGIPAHIMPKAQSSLGVFGYTAPALVGAEIPITAIFGDQQAALYAHGCDRPGLLKCTYGTGAFLVAHTGDQIPRSQHKLLSTIACTQPNADKSATNVGYALEGSMFTAGACIQWLRDGLEIIKSASETEGLALSVSDNGGAYFVPALSGLGAPHWDMAARGAFLGITRGVEKAHMVRAVLEAIAYQAKEVVDAINEDSGTPITTLKVDGGACNNDFLMQFQADVLGIPVERPAVLDATAQGAAFAAGLAVGFWESYEKLVGDRQIDKVFTPGEGAEAAQANFATWQKAVERAKDWV; translated from the coding sequence ATGACAAACTCAAAATATGTGATGGCCTTGGATCTCGGTACCACTGGTAACCGTGCCTTAATTTTTAATGGAGCAGGCGAAATTGTTGCCCAAACCTACAAAGAATTGCCTCAGCATTACCCTCAGCCAGGTTGGGTAGAACACGACGCAATGGACATTTGGAATGACACCCAAAGCGTTATGCAGCAGGCAATTAAAGACAATAATATTGACCCAGCTGAAATTGCAGCGATTGGTTTAACAGTCCAGCGTGAAACTTGTTTACTTTGGGATAAAACCACAGGCAAACCGCTCCATAATGCTATCGTTTGGCAGGATCGTCGTACCGCAGATTTTTGTCAGAAACTCAGTGCAGCAGGTAAAGCCAGCGAGATTTATGACAAGACAGGCTTAGTGCTGGATGCCTATTTTTCTGCAACAAAACTAAATTGGTTATTGGATTGGGCGAAGGAAAATAGCGACGTTAATCCTGAAAATATTCTTGCCGGAACTGTAGACACTTGGGCACTTTGGAATCTCACAGGCGGTAAAGTCCACGCGACGGATCACAGTAACGCCAGTCGGACAATGCTCCTCAATATCCAAACTCAAAATTGGGATCCAGAATTGCTGGATATGTTTGGCATCCCGGCACACATCATGCCCAAGGCGCAATCGAGTTTGGGTGTTTTTGGCTATACAGCTCCAGCATTAGTCGGTGCAGAAATTCCCATTACCGCTATCTTCGGTGATCAACAAGCAGCGCTTTATGCCCACGGTTGCGATCGCCCCGGTTTGTTGAAATGTACCTATGGCACGGGTGCGTTCCTCGTTGCTCACACTGGCGATCAAATCCCGCGATCGCAGCACAAACTTTTAAGCACCATTGCTTGTACTCAGCCTAATGCCGATAAAAGTGCGACCAATGTGGGCTATGCCTTAGAAGGCAGTATGTTTACGGCGGGTGCTTGTATCCAATGGCTACGGGATGGCCTCGAAATTATTAAATCTGCCAGTGAAACAGAAGGCCTCGCTTTATCTGTTTCCGATAATGGCGGCGCGTATTTTGTCCCGGCCCTGAGCGGTTTAGGCGCCCCCCACTGGGACATGGCAGCTCGCGGCGCTTTCCTTGGCATTACGCGCGGTGTCGAAAAAGCTCACATGGTAAGGGCTGTCCTTGAGGCGATCGCCTACCAAGCAAAAGAAGTAGTTGATGCCATTAACGAAGATTCTGGGACACCAATCACCACCTTAAAAGTTGACGGCGGCGCTTGTAATAACGATTTTCTGATGCAATTTCAAGCTGATGTGTTGGGTATTCCCGTCGAACGTCCCGCCGTACTCGATGCCACAGCCCAAGGTGCTGCATTTGCCGCTGGTCTAGCGGTTGGATTTTGGGAGAGCTACGAAAAACTGGTGGGCGATCGCCAGATCGATAAAGTCTTTACTCCCGGTGAAGGAGCTGAAGCTGCTCAGGCCAATTTTGCCACTTGGCAGAAAGCTGTCGAACGCGCCAAAGATTGGGTTTGA
- the stpA gene encoding glucosylglycerol 3-phosphatase, with protein sequence MTFSPLHEQSYSLDHEAFIKTLATTENLLIIQDLDGVCMDLVKDPLTRKISPDYIRATQQFDDHFFVLTNGEHEGRRGVNRIVEKAFVDDSTVSYLPGLAAGGVQWQTRTGNISHPGVSDAELVFLAKVPMLITQRLEEFFVEYSDYFPEAKCKALVQAAVLDNIVSPTANLNVLAEHLQDNLDIYLALQQAIAALTDELLEKATEQGLEDSFFVHYAPNLGRDEQGKEIVRFAAEHDSGTTDFQFMLRGAVKEAGVPVLLNHYYHQRTGTYPLGANFNARQAPQENSALLQLIKDNFDPALMPLMIGVGDTVTSQVEGDIVRRGGSDRLFLELIQAIGAWANSGNLVTYIDSSQGELKNRTPLQLETVDGQTKVIAGVTDPEDPLRINMAFPGGFKQYTAAFQQAAQGRFNQISLATSNP encoded by the coding sequence ATGACTTTTTCTCCGCTCCATGAGCAATCTTATTCGCTAGACCATGAAGCGTTTATCAAAACCCTTGCAACAACAGAAAATCTCCTCATTATCCAAGATTTAGACGGGGTCTGTATGGACTTGGTCAAAGATCCGCTGACCCGAAAAATTAGTCCCGATTATATTCGTGCAACTCAGCAATTTGACGATCATTTCTTTGTGCTGACTAATGGTGAACATGAAGGGCGAAGAGGTGTGAATCGCATTGTCGAAAAAGCGTTTGTTGATGACAGTACAGTCTCCTATTTACCAGGATTAGCAGCGGGTGGTGTGCAGTGGCAAACTCGCACAGGTAATATTTCTCATCCCGGCGTCAGCGATGCAGAACTCGTCTTTTTGGCGAAAGTCCCCATGCTAATCACGCAGCGTCTCGAAGAATTTTTCGTTGAATACAGCGATTATTTTCCTGAAGCCAAATGCAAAGCGCTCGTTCAAGCCGCAGTGCTAGATAACATCGTTTCTCCCACTGCGAACCTCAATGTTTTAGCAGAACATCTTCAAGATAATCTAGATATTTATCTCGCCCTACAACAGGCGATCGCCGCGTTAACGGATGAGCTATTAGAGAAAGCCACAGAACAAGGGTTAGAGGATAGCTTTTTTGTCCATTACGCGCCGAACCTCGGACGAGATGAACAGGGTAAAGAGATTGTGCGATTTGCGGCAGAGCATGATTCAGGGACAACGGATTTTCAGTTCATGTTGCGCGGCGCAGTAAAAGAGGCAGGTGTCCCTGTTTTGCTGAATCATTACTACCACCAACGGACTGGCACTTATCCTCTCGGTGCCAACTTTAATGCCCGCCAAGCTCCCCAGGAAAATAGCGCGTTACTGCAACTCATTAAGGACAATTTTGATCCGGCTCTGATGCCTTTAATGATTGGCGTGGGTGATACGGTCACCAGTCAAGTGGAAGGGGATATCGTCAGACGTGGGGGAAGCGATCGCCTCTTTTTAGAACTTATTCAAGCGATTGGTGCCTGGGCGAATAGCGGCAATCTTGTCACTTATATCGATAGCTCTCAAGGCGAACTCAAAAATCGAACACCGCTGCAACTGGAGACCGTAGATGGTCAAACAAAAGTTATCGCTGGTGTGACCGATCCAGAAGATCCTTTAAGGATTAATATGGCGTTCCCCGGAGGCTTTAAACAATATACAGCGGCCTTCCAGCAAGCAGCCCAGGGTCGATTCAACCAGATATCTTTAGCAACTTCTAATCCGTAG